The nucleotide window CACTGGTAGGCAAAACTGCCTCTTCACCAATTTCACCAACAGCACCAGTGCTGGCAGCAGACACTGTGCTACGTTCTATCTCTTGAGCAATTAAGTGATTATTTATGTTAAGGTCtgtatttatacaattttcagttTCATTAGAACCACTCTTCAGGAGTCCTTCAGCACGTGGCTCTTCCTCTGAATGCATGGCTATCTCCTGCAGGCCAATCTCTGAAGCAAAACTTTGATCACCAGATAgtaaattcattccttttataaCACTAGACTCTAATATTACTGGTGTAGACTCTACAACTGTCTCAGCTGGTATTACTTGAGTCTGCTCTGAGACAGTGACAGGAGGCTCTGAAATTGTCACAGTGGACTCTTGGATACAACTAGATGGTTCTGAAACAATCACATTAGGTTGAAGGATGGACACCACTGGTTCCAGAATAGGCACAGTAGGCTCCAGGGTAGAAACAACTGGCACAGCAACAGTAACATGCTCTGGCTCAGACAAGGCCAGGGGCTCTGGTACAGCCTCAGCTGGTGGGTCCAGGACAGCCGCAGCTGGAGGGTCTAGGACAGCCGCAGCCTGTGGCTCTGGGACAGCCACGGTTGATGTCTCTGAAACAATCCCAGCTGGGTGCTCTGGAGCAGCCACAGCTGGCAGATCtacagtgctctgtgatggctcTGCGACAGGCACCGCTGGCTCCCGCAGAGACATAGATACCTCTGAGGCAGTCTGTCCTGAAGCCCTCATGGGATCATAAGTTTCTGCTGTCTCTGACATAACAGAAGGCTCTGATGTTAACACAGTTGGTTCAGCTGATGATGTGGGAGTTTCAGACACCATGTAAGTCACTGGTCTCTCTGCAACAATTTCATGCTCTTCTGCTCCAGCAGCAGACTCTACAGGTGTTGACATAACTGAAGACTCTGGCTCTAGCTGTGGTTCTGGAACAGTCAAGTCAGCCTCTGATGCTAACACTGAAGGctctgatgctgacactgaataATTAGCAGTCACTGCCAAAGGCTCCACAATCTCACTCTGACTCACAGGAGGTTCAGGCAGCGATACAGACTCTTCAGGAGGTAATGCTGGCACCTCAGCAGACCATGTATTTTCAGCTGTTAATGCTGACTGCTCAGTGGCTAACACTGGACCCTCTGGTGGTTCCTCAGGAGGCAATGGTGGTGTCATTGGTGGCTCTTCAGGTGGCAATGGTGGCATTGTTGGAGGCTCTTCAGGAGGCAAAGGTGGCACCATATATGCCTCCGTGTATGTATCAGTATAAGAATCGGTGTAAGAATCAGCTGCCATAGACATCATTGAACGATCAGCAGTATAAGATGACATCATAGATCGGTCAGCTGCAGAGTACGATGACATCATAGACCGGTCAGCAGCAGAGTACGACGACATCATAGACCGGTCAGCACCCATGGACATCATAGATCGGTCAGCCATTGGGGACATCATGGAGCGCTCGTAGGCTGACATCATAGAGCGTTCATAAGCTGACATCATAGAGCGCTCAGCCATAGGGGACATCATAGAGCGCTCATAGGCTGACATCATAGAGCGCTCGTAGGCTGACATCATAGAACGCTCAGCCATAGGGGACATCATAGACCGCTCATAAGACATCATAGAGCGTTCATAAGATGACATCATGGAACGTTCTGCAGCATAGGACATCATCATAGAACGTCTAGATGCTAACATCAGGGGTCTAGGTGCTAACCTATATGGCCTGGGAGCTATTCTATAGGACCTGGGTGCTATCCTATAGGGTCTAGGTGACATCCTATAGGGATCAGGAGTTAGTCTGTAGGGATCATGGCCTAATCTATAGGGGTCCTGCCCTAACCTGTAGGCATCATGACCTAGCCTGTAAGGGTCATGACCTAACCTATACGGATCCTGAGCTAACCTGTAAGGATCCTGAGCTAACCTGTAGGGATCAGGAGATTTTGAACCCAACATAGCAGAATCTTGGGTACTAGATGCTAACATCTGGGCATCCATGGTACCAGACGCTAACATCTGAGCATCCATGGAGCCAGAAGCTAACATCTGAGAGTCCATAGTGCCAGATGCTAACATCTGGGAGTCCATAGAGCTAGTGGCTAACATCTGGGAGTCCATGGTGCTGGTTGCTAACATCTGGGAGTCCATGGAGCTGGTTGCTAACATCTGGGAGTCCATGGAGCTGGTTGCTAACATCTGGGAGTCCATGGAGCTGGTTGCTAACATCTGGGAGTCCATGGAGCTGGTTGCTAACATCTGAGAGTCCATGGAGCTGGTTGCTAACATCTGAGAGTCCATGGAGCTGGTTGCTAACATCTGAGAGTCCATGGAGCTGGTTGCTAACATCTGGGAGTCCATGGAGCTGGTTGCTAACATCTGGGAGTCCATGGTGCTAGAGGCTAACATCTGGGAGTCCATAGTGTTGGATGCTAGCATTTGAGAGTCCATGGTGTTGGACGCTAGCATTTGGGAGTCCATGGTGTTGGATGCTAACATATGGGTCTCCATGGTGTTAGAAGCTAACATATGGGATTCTTGGGCCATCAAGGGATCCACTCCTACTGTTACAGAAGTCTCCCCCACTAATGTAGTAGGCAGCTCCTGTGCTACCGTATTATAGGATTCCAGCGCTGTCGTCGAGGGCACCTCCAGGGACTGCGACACGGTCATCGTTGACAGCTCCGTTGTCACCACAGACTGAACAGAGATCTCCAGCGCCACAGTTGCCACAGGCTGCCCAGGCAACTCTGGCGCCCCAGGTTGCCCTGGCAACTCCAGCACCCCTGTTGCCAAAGGCTGCCCCAGAAGCTCCAGTGCTCCAGCTGCCCCAGACTGCCCCGAGAACTCCAGTGCCCCAGCTGCCATGAGCTGCCCAGGCAACTCCAGTGCCCCAGTTGCCACAGGTTGCCCCGACAACTCCAGCGCCCTAGTTGCCGAAGGCAGCCCTGGCAACTCTGGCACCCCAGTCACCGAAGGCTGCCCTGACAACTCCAGCGCTGTCGTTGCCACCGGCTGTCCCGGCAACTCCAGCACCATTGCCGCCTCAGGCTGCCCCAGCAACCCTGTTGCCGTTGTCACCTCAGGCTGCCCAGGATGTTCCACCGCTGTCATCCCCACAGGCTGCTCCAATTCTGTCGTCGTCACAGGTTGTTCGGTCAACTCCATTGCTACTGTTACCACAGGCTGCCCTGGCAACTCTACTGCTGTTGTCACTGCAGGCAGCCCTGGCAACTCCTGTGCCATCACAGGTGGCTCTGGTACCTCCTGTGGTGGctccaaccccatggatggtgCTGGAAGCCCTGACAATTCCTGTGACAACTGCGGCACTGCTGTCACAGAGGGCCCCGCCAACTCAGGCACTGCTGTCGCAGCGGGCCCCGGCAACTCAGGCACTGGGGTAGAAAGGGGCCCTGGCAACTCTGGCGCCGGGGTAGCAGAGGGCCCAGGTAACTCCAGCACTGGAGTCACAGGGGGCCCCTGCAACTCCGGCATGGAGGTCGCAGGTGGCCCCGGCAACTCCATCACTGAGGCCACCGACGACTCCTGCAGCTCCAACGCTGTGGTCTTGGGCAGCTCCAGCATCTCCTGCGGTCGTGTCATGGATGAATCTGCAATCTCTGATGGTCCTTCTACAGGCTGCTCTGGCAATCTTAGCACTTCAGTTGCTGACGACTCTGGAAAATCCATTGCTGTTGACGTGCTTGGCTCAGGGTGCACCTCAGTAGGTGTCTCTGATGACACAAGAGTTTCTGATAGCTCTAGCACTTTTGCTGCTGGAGGCTCTAGCAACATGATCTTTGATGGCTCTGGAGGTGTGCTCTCCAAAGACTTCTGCACAGATTTCATCTGACACTCCACTGACACCGTTACCACTGGCTCAGAGGACTTGAGCACTACTGTTGCTGTAGGCACTGGTGCTGTTGCAAAGGAATCCAGAATCTTTGTTGTGGACGGTTCCAGCATTACTGCCACAGACTGCTCTGACGGCACTGAGACTACTGATGTAGATGCAACTGACAGTTCTGTATGTTTTGCAGCTGGCGTCAAAGTTTCTAAGATGTGTGGCTCTGAGACCTCCATCGAAACTACAGGAGGTTCAAGCACAACTGCGGGAGATTCACTGGTGTCATATAGGCCAAATGCTCTTACAGAATGCTCCAGTGCCATCTCTGAAGGTTCAGAATCAAACTTCAAAAAGGAATCCGACTCCATGTTCCCATCATGATGTGATTTTGGCTTTGACTCGGATTCTTCTGACtgtcttttatactttttctccttttctttcttctttttcttctttttatttttgtgctttttatgcTTCTTCGACTTTTTGGTAGGAATTTCATCAGTAGGATCTGTTTGGACAGACACACATCTACTTTTTCTGGATGCCTCCTTCAAGTCTGAAATTAAGGAAAATTAATTATGTCAAATATTCCCCAAGATAGATTTAGATAAATCATATAAACAATACCTTACATTCCATGTTAAGATACCATAAGACATCTCCTGTTAAATAATTTTCCATAAACCAGCTATCTGAAGACTGGCACCTTTGCAACACTTCTACAACTAAAGTCAGGGTTAAAAATAAGTTCTTAATTTATTACAAAAGTTCTTAGaattaca belongs to Bubalus bubalis isolate 160015118507 breed Murrah chromosome 1, NDDB_SH_1, whole genome shotgun sequence and includes:
- the SON gene encoding protein SON isoform X4; translation: MATNIEQIFRSFVVSKFREIQQELSSGRSEGQLNGETNTPIEGSQAGDAAASARNLPNEDIVQKIEEVLSGVLDTELRYKPDLKEASRKSRCVSVQTDPTDEIPTKKSKKHKKHKNKKKKKKKEKEKKYKRQSEESESKPKSHHDGNMESDSFLKFDSEPSEMALEHSVRAFGLYDTSESPAVVLEPPVVSMEVSEPHILETLTPAAKHTELSVASTSVVSVPSEQSVAVMLEPSTTKILDSFATAPVPTATVVLKSSEPVVTVSVECQMKSVQKSLESTPPEPSKIMLLEPPAAKVLELSETLVSSETPTEVHPEPSTSTAMDFPESSATEVLRLPEQPVEGPSEIADSSMTRPQEMLELPKTTALELQESSVASVMELPGPPATSMPELQGPPVTPVLELPGPSATPAPELPGPLSTPVPELPGPAATAVPELAGPSVTAVPQLSQELSGLPAPSMGLEPPQEVPEPPVMAQELPGLPAVTTAVELPGQPVVTVAMELTEQPVTTTELEQPVGMTAVEHPGQPEVTTATGLLGQPEAAMVLELPGQPVATTALELSGQPSVTGVPELPGLPSATRALELSGQPVATGALELPGQLMAAGALEFSGQSGAAGALELLGQPLATGVLELPGQPGAPELPGQPVATVALEISVQSVVTTELSTMTVSQSLEVPSTTALESYNTVAQELPTTLVGETSVTVGVDPLMAQESHMLASNTMETHMLASNTMDSQMLASNTMDSQMLASNTMDSQMLASSTMDSQMLATSSMDSQMLATSSMDSQMLATSSMDSQMLATSSMDSQMLATSSMDSQMLATSSMDSQMLATSSMDSQMLATSSMDSQMLATSTMDSQMLATSSMDSQMLASGTMDSQMLASGSMDAQMLASGTMDAQMLASSTQDSAMLGSKSPDPYRLAQDPYRLAQDPYRLGHDPYRLGHDAYRLGQDPYRLGHDPYRLTPDPYRMSPRPYRIAPRSYRIAPRPYRLAPRPLMLASRRSMMMSYAAERSMMSSYERSMMSYERSMMSPMAERSMMSAYERSMMSAYERSMMSPMAERSMMSAYERSMMSAYERSMMSPMADRSMMSMGADRSMMSSYSAADRSMMSSYSAADRSMMSSYTADRSMMSMAADSYTDSYTDTYTEAYMVPPLPPEEPPTMPPLPPEEPPMTPPLPPEEPPEGPVLATEQSALTAENTWSAEVPALPPEESVSLPEPPVSQSEIVEPLAVTANYSVSASEPSVLASEADLTVPEPQLEPESSVMSTPVESAAGAEEHEIVAERPVTYMVSETPTSSAEPTVLTSEPSVMSETAETYDPMRASGQTASEVSMSLREPAVPVAEPSQSTVDLPAVAAPEHPAGIVSETSTVAVPEPQAAAVLDPPAAAVLDPPAEAVPEPLALSEPEHVTVAVPVVSTLEPTVPILEPVVSILQPNVIVSEPSSCIQESTVTISEPPVTVSEQTQVIPAETVVESTPVILESSVIKGMNLLSGDQSFASEIGLQEIAMHSEEEPRAEGLLKSGSNETENCINTDLNINNHLIAQEIERSTVSAASTGAVGEIGEEAVLPTSETKQCAVLDTCPSVSETELGGTLSSVGPLVLESEAVGTGKDLEFGTASALSSVSKYDGEVSLTTQDTEHDMVISTSPSGGSEADIEGPLPAKDIHPDLSNNFINKDAEGSLPVQESDQMLAAAVSPKESSGEDKEVSLTTKEILSDSGFPASIDDINEADLVRPLLPKDMERLTNLRAGIEGPLLSSEVERDKSAASPVVISIPERASESSSEEKDDYEIFVKVKDTHEKSKKNKNRDKGEKEKKRDSSLRSRSKRSKSSEHKSRKRTSESRSRARKRSSKSKSHRSQTRSRSRSRRRRRSSRSRSKSRGRRSVSKEKRKRSPKHRSKSRERKRKRSSSRDNRKTGRARSRTPSRRSRSHTPSRRRRSRSGGRRSFSISPSRRSRTPSRRSRTPSRRSRTPSRRSRTPSRRSRTPSRRSRTPSRRRRSRSVVRRRSFSISPVRLRRSRTPLRRRFSRSPIRRKRSRSSERGRSPKRLTDLNKAQLLEIAKANAAAMCAKAGVPLPPNLKPAPPPTIEEKVAKKSGGATIEELTEKCKQIAQSKEDDDVIVNKPHVSDEEEEEPPFYHHPFKLSEPKPIFFNLNIAAAKPTPPKSQVTLTKEFPVSSGSQHRKKEADSVYGEWVPVEKNGEENKDDDNVFSSNLPSEPVDISTAMSERALAQKRLSENAFDLEAMSMLNRAQERIDAWAQLNSIPGQFTGSTGVQVLTQEQLANTGAQAWIKKEYWQHSSAETGRLPGLTDWEGFLMALYS
- the SON gene encoding protein SON isoform X6; the protein is MATNIEQIFRSFVVSKFREIQQELSSGRSEGQLNGETNTPIEGSQAGDAAASARNLPNEDIVQKIEEVLSGVLDTELRYKPDLKEASRKSRCVSVQTDPTDEIPTKKSKKHKKHKNKKKKKKKEKEKKYKRQSEESESKPKSHHDGNMESDSFLKFDSEPSEMALEHSVRAFGLYDTSESPAVVLEPPVVSMEVSEPHILETLTPAAKHTELSVASTSVVSVPSEQSVAVMLEPSTTKILDSFATAPVPTATVVLKSSEPVVTVSVECQMKSVQKSLESTPPEPSKIMLLEPPAAKVLELSETLVSSETPTEVHPEPSTSTAMDFPESSATEVLRLPEQPVEGPSEIADSSMTRPQEMLELPKTTALELQESSVASVMELPGPPATSMPELQGPPVTPVLELPGPSATPAPELPGPLSTPVPELPGPAATAVPELAGPSVTAVPQLSQELSGLPAPSMGLEPPQEVPEPPVMAQELPGLPAVTTAVELPGQPVVTVAMELTEQPVTTTELEQPVGMTAVEHPGQPEVTTATGLLGQPEAAMVLELPGQPVATTALELSGQPSVTGVPELPGLPSATRALELSGQPVATGALELPGQLMAAGALEFSGQSGAAGALELLGQPLATGVLELPGQPGAPELPGQPVATVALEISVQSVVTTELSTMTVSQSLEVPSTTALESYNTVAQELPTTLVGETSVTVGVDPLMAQESHMLASNTMETHMLASNTMDSQMLASNTMDSQMLASNTMDSQMLASSTMDSQMLATSSMDSQMLATSSMDSQMLATSSMDSQMLATSSMDSQMLATSSMDSQMLATSSMDSQMLATSSMDSQMLATSSMDSQMLATSTMDSQMLATSSMDSQMLASGTMDSQMLASGSMDAQMLASGTMDAQMLASSTQDSAMLGSKSPDPYRLAQDPYRLAQDPYRLGHDPYRLGHDAYRLGQDPYRLGHDPYRLTPDPYRMSPRPYRIAPRSYRIAPRPYRLAPRPLMLASRRSMMMSYAAERSMMSSYERSMMSYERSMMSPMAERSMMSAYERSMMSAYERSMMSPMAERSMMSAYERSMMSAYERSMMSPMADRSMMSMGADRSMMSSYSAADRSMMSSYSAADRSMMSSYTADRSMMSMAADSYTDSYTDTYTEAYMVPPLPPEEPPTMPPLPPEEPPMTPPLPPEEPPEGPVLATEQSALTAENTWSAEVPALPPEESVSLPEPPVSQSEIVEPLAVTANYSVSASEPSVLASEADLTVPEPQLEPESSVMSTPVESAAGAEEHEIVAERPVTYMVSETPTSSAEPTVLTSEPSVMSETAETYDPMRASGQTASEVSMSLREPAVPVAEPSQSTVDLPAVAAPEHPAGIVSETSTVAVPEPQAAAVLDPPAAAVLDPPAEAVPEPLALSEPEHVTVAVPVVSTLEPTVPILEPVVSILQPNVIVSEPSSCIQESTVTISEPPVTVSEQTQVIPAETVVESTPVILESSVIKGMNLLSGDQSFASEIGLQEIAMHSEEEPRAEGLLKSGSNETENCINTDLNINNHLIAQEIERSTVSAASTGAVGEIGEEAVLPTSETKQCAVLDTCPSVSETELGGTLSSVGPLVLESEAVGTGKDLEFGTASALSSVSKYDGEVSLTTQDTEHDMVISTSPSGGSEADIEGPLPAKDIHPDLSNNFINKDAEGSLPVQESDQMLAAAVSPKESSGEDKEVSLTTKEILSDSGFPASIDDINEADLVRPLLPKDMERLTNLRAGIEGPLLSSEVERDKSAASPVVISIPERASESSSEEKDDYEIFVKVKDTHEKSKKNKNRDKGEKEKKRDSSLRSRSKRSKSSEHKSRKRTSESRSRARKRSSKSKSHRSQTRSRSRSRRRRRSSRSRSKSRGRRSVSKEKRKRSPKHRSKSRERKRKRSSSRDNRKTGRARSRTPSRRSRSHTPSRRRRSRSGGRRSFSISPSRRSRTPSRRSRTPSRRSRTPSRRSRTPSRRSRTPSRRSRTPSRRRRSRSVVRRRSFSISPVRLRRSRTPLRRRFSRSPIRRKRSRSSERGRSPKRLTDLNKAQLLEIAKANAAAMCAKAGVPLPPNLKPAPPPTIEEKVAKKSGGATIEELTEKCKQIAQSKEDDDVIVNKPHVSDEEEEEPPFYHHPFKLSEPKPIFFNLNIAAAKPTPPKSQVTLTKEFPVSSGSQHRKKEADSVYGEWVPVEKNGEENKDDDNVFSSNLPSEPVDISTAMSERALAQKRLSENAFDLEAMSMLNRAQERIDAWAQLNSIPGQFTGSTGVQVLTQEQLANTGAQAWIKKCPSLL
- the SON gene encoding protein SON isoform X5, encoding MATNIEQIFRSFVVSKFREIQQELSSGRSEGQLNGETNTPIEGSQAGDAAASARNLPNEDIVQKIEEVLSGVLDTELRYKPDLKEASRKSRCVSVQTDPTDEIPTKKSKKHKKHKNKKKKKKKEKEKKYKRQSEESESKPKSHHDGNMESDSFLKFDSEPSEMALEHSVRAFGLYDTSESPAVVLEPPVVSMEVSEPHILETLTPAAKHTELSVASTSVVSVPSEQSVAVMLEPSTTKILDSFATAPVPTATVVLKSSEPVVTVSVECQMKSVQKSLESTPPEPSKIMLLEPPAAKVLELSETLVSSETPTEVHPEPSTSTAMDFPESSATEVLRLPEQPVEGPSEIADSSMTRPQEMLELPKTTALELQESSVASVMELPGPPATSMPELQGPPVTPVLELPGPSATPAPELPGPLSTPVPELPGPAATAVPELAGPSVTAVPQLSQELSGLPAPSMGLEPPQEVPEPPVMAQELPGLPAVTTAVELPGQPVVTVAMELTEQPVTTTELEQPVGMTAVEHPGQPEVTTATGLLGQPEAAMVLELPGQPVATTALELSGQPSVTGVPELPGLPSATRALELSGQPVATGALELPGQLMAAGALEFSGQSGAAGALELLGQPLATGVLELPGQPGAPELPGQPVATVALEISVQSVVTTELSTMTVSQSLEVPSTTALESYNTVAQELPTTLVGETSVTVGVDPLMAQESHMLASNTMETHMLASNTMDSQMLASNTMDSQMLASNTMDSQMLASSTMDSQMLATSSMDSQMLATSSMDSQMLATSSMDSQMLATSSMDSQMLATSSMDSQMLATSSMDSQMLATSSMDSQMLATSSMDSQMLATSTMDSQMLATSSMDSQMLASGTMDSQMLASGSMDAQMLASGTMDAQMLASSTQDSAMLGSKSPDPYRLAQDPYRLAQDPYRLGHDPYRLGHDAYRLGQDPYRLGHDPYRLTPDPYRMSPRPYRIAPRSYRIAPRPYRLAPRPLMLASRRSMMMSYAAERSMMSSYERSMMSYERSMMSPMAERSMMSAYERSMMSAYERSMMSPMAERSMMSAYERSMMSAYERSMMSPMADRSMMSMGADRSMMSSYSAADRSMMSSYSAADRSMMSSYTADRSMMSMAADSYTDSYTDTYTEAYMVPPLPPEEPPTMPPLPPEEPPMTPPLPPEEPPEGPVLATEQSALTAENTWSAEVPALPPEESVSLPEPPVSQSEIVEPLAVTANYSVSASEPSVLASEADLTVPEPQLEPESSVMSTPVESAAGAEEHEIVAERPVTYMVSETPTSSAEPTVLTSEPSVMSETAETYDPMRASGQTASEVSMSLREPAVPVAEPSQSTVDLPAVAAPEHPAGIVSETSTVAVPEPQAAAVLDPPAAAVLDPPAEAVPEPLALSEPEHVTVAVPVVSTLEPTVPILEPVVSILQPNVIVSEPSSCIQESTVTISEPPVTVSEQTQVIPAETVVESTPVILESSVIKGMNLLSGDQSFASEIGLQEIAMHSEEEPRAEGLLKSGSNETENCINTDLNINNHLIAQEIERSTVSAASTGAVGEIGEEAVLPTSETKQCAVLDTCPSVSETELGGTLSSVGPLVLESEAVGTGKDLEFGTASALSSVSKYDGEVSLTTQDTEHDMVISTSPSGGSEADIEGPLPAKDIHPDLSNNFINKDAEGSLPVQESDQMLAAAVSPKESSGEDKEVSLTTKEILSDSGFPASIDDINEADLVRPLLPKDMERLTNLRAGIEGPLLSSEVERDKSAASPVVISIPERASESSSEEKDDYEIFVKVKDTHEKSKKNKNRDKGEKEKKRDSSLRSRSKRSKSSEHKSRKRTSESRSRARKRSSKSKSHRSQTRSRSRSRRRRRSSRSRSKSRGRRSVSKEKRKRSPKHRSKSRERKRKRSSSRDNRKTGRARSRTPSRRSRSHTPSRRRRSRSGGRRSFSISPSRRSRTPSRRSRTPSRRSRTPSRRSRTPSRRSRTPSRRSRTPSRRRRSRSVVRRRSFSISPVRLRRSRTPLRRRFSRSPIRRKRSRSSERGRSPKRLTDLNKAQLLEIAKANAAAMCAKAGVPLPPNLKPAPPPTIEEKVAKKSGGATIEELTEKCKQIAQSKEDDDVIVNKPHVSDEEEEEPPFYHHPFKLSEPKPIFFNLNIAAAKPTPPKSQVTLTKEFPVSSGSQHRKKEADSVYGEWVPVEKNGEENKDDDNVFSSNLPSEGRVKRQGRVRRQMKQPAASHLTVTRCNSLCGTKPQSEKHRIAENSVITSLPNIGPSLHLWEGSPRYNYLASRFASRLYSSRFWW
- the SON gene encoding protein SON isoform X7, which gives rise to MATNIEQIFRSFVVSKFREIQQELSSGRSEGQLNGETNTPIEGSQAGDAAASARNLPNEDIVQKIEEVLSGVLDTELRYKPDLKEASRKSRCVSVQTDPTDEIPTKKSKKHKKHKNKKKKKKKEKEKKYKRQSEESESKPKSHHDGNMESDSFLKFDSEPSEMALEHSVRAFGLYDTSESPAVVLEPPVVSMEVSEPHILETLTPAAKHTELSVASTSVVSVPSEQSVAVMLEPSTTKILDSFATAPVPTATVVLKSSEPVVTVSVECQMKSVQKSLESTPPEPSKIMLLEPPAAKVLELSETLVSSETPTEVHPEPSTSTAMDFPESSATEVLRLPEQPVEGPSEIADSSMTRPQEMLELPKTTALELQESSVASVMELPGPPATSMPELQGPPVTPVLELPGPSATPAPELPGPLSTPVPELPGPAATAVPELAGPSVTAVPQLSQELSGLPAPSMGLEPPQEVPEPPVMAQELPGLPAVTTAVELPGQPVVTVAMELTEQPVTTTELEQPVGMTAVEHPGQPEVTTATGLLGQPEAAMVLELPGQPVATTALELSGQPSVTGVPELPGLPSATRALELSGQPVATGALELPGQLMAAGALEFSGQSGAAGALELLGQPLATGVLELPGQPGAPELPGQPVATVALEISVQSVVTTELSTMTVSQSLEVPSTTALESYNTVAQELPTTLVGETSVTVGVDPLMAQESHMLASNTMETHMLASNTMDSQMLASNTMDSQMLASNTMDSQMLASSTMDSQMLATSSMDSQMLATSSMDSQMLATSSMDSQMLATSSMDSQMLATSSMDSQMLATSSMDSQMLATSSMDSQMLATSSMDSQMLATSTMDSQMLATSSMDSQMLASGTMDSQMLASGSMDAQMLASGTMDAQMLASSTQDSAMLGSKSPDPYRLAQDPYRLAQDPYRLGHDPYRLGHDAYRLGQDPYRLGHDPYRLTPDPYRMSPRPYRIAPRSYRIAPRPYRLAPRPLMLASRRSMMMSYAAERSMMSSYERSMMSYERSMMSPMAERSMMSAYERSMMSAYERSMMSPMAERSMMSAYERSMMSAYERSMMSPMADRSMMSMGADRSMMSSYSAADRSMMSSYSAADRSMMSSYTADRSMMSMAADSYTDSYTDTYTEAYMVPPLPPEEPPTMPPLPPEEPPMTPPLPPEEPPEGPVLATEQSALTAENTWSAEVPALPPEESVSLPEPPVSQSEIVEPLAVTANYSVSASEPSVLASEADLTVPEPQLEPESSVMSTPVESAAGAEEHEIVAERPVTYMVSETPTSSAEPTVLTSEPSVMSETAETYDPMRASGQTASEVSMSLREPAVPVAEPSQSTVDLPAVAAPEHPAGIVSETSTVAVPEPQAAAVLDPPAAAVLDPPAEAVPEPLALSEPEHVTVAVPVVSTLEPTVPILEPVVSILQPNVIVSEPSSCIQESTVTISEPPVTVSEQTQVIPAETVVESTPVILESSVIKGMNLLSGDQSFASEIGLQEIAMHSEEEPRAEGLLKSGSNETENCINTDLNINNHLIAQEIERSTVSAASTGAVGEIGEEAVLPTSETKQCAVLDTCPSVSETELGGTLSSVGPLVLESEAVGTGKDLEFGTASALSSVSKYDGEVSLTTQDTEHDMVISTSPSGGSEADIEGPLPAKDIHPDLSNNFINKDAEGSLPVQESDQMLAAAVSPKESSGEDKEVSLTTKEILSDSGFPASIDDINEADLVRPLLPKDMERLTNLRAGIEGPLLSSEVERDKSAASPVVISIPERASESSSEEKDDYEIFVKVKDTHEKSKKNKNRDKGEKEKKRDSSLRSRSKRSKSSEHKSRKRTSESRSRARKRSSKSKSHRSQTRSRSRSRRRRRSSRSRSKSRGRRSVSKEKRKRSPKHRSKSRERKRKRSSSRDNRKTGRARSRTPSRRSRSHTPSRRRRSRSGGRRSFSISPSRRSRTPSRRSRTPSRRSRTPSRRSRTPSRRSRTPSRRSRTPSRRRRSRSVVRRRSFSISPVRLRRSRTPLRRRFSRSPIRRKRSRSSERGRSPKRLTDLNKAQLLEIAKANAAAMCAKAGVPLPPNLKPAPPPTIEEKVAKKSGGATIEELTEF